In one window of Poriferisphaera corsica DNA:
- a CDS encoding phosphopantothenoylcysteine decarboxylase domain-containing protein encodes MNILITAGPTREPIDAVRYIGNRSSGKVGISLALAAYKNEHNVTLLMGPGIQLPEMPSQISILRFESTADLQSLLSVHFPNCDILIMAAAVADYTPLEKHDGKLPRSHDQGDSMIIELTPTPDLAAALAPQKKPNQQIIAFALEEADVLIERATAKMKRKKVDAIVANPLGTMEADVITPTLITPSGQTSSPGELRKAEFASWLIKQIHNL; translated from the coding sequence ATGAATATTCTGATCACTGCGGGTCCTACACGTGAACCCATTGACGCGGTACGTTACATCGGCAATCGCTCGAGTGGCAAAGTTGGCATATCGCTAGCATTAGCAGCTTATAAAAATGAGCACAATGTAACTTTGCTGATGGGTCCTGGGATTCAATTACCTGAGATGCCAAGCCAGATCAGCATATTACGTTTTGAATCGACTGCAGATCTGCAATCACTACTTTCTGTTCATTTCCCCAATTGTGACATACTTATCATGGCAGCCGCTGTGGCTGATTATACCCCACTTGAAAAACATGACGGGAAATTACCTCGCTCACACGATCAAGGGGATAGCATGATTATTGAATTGACACCAACCCCTGATTTGGCCGCTGCACTTGCACCGCAAAAAAAACCGAATCAGCAGATTATTGCGTTCGCACTCGAGGAAGCTGACGTATTAATTGAAAGAGCAACCGCTAAAATGAAACGGAAAAAAGTTGATGCGATCGTAGCAAATCCACTTGGCACGATGGAGGCAGACGTTATAACACCGACATTAATCACCCCCAGTGGCCAAACAAGCTCTCCCGGCGAATTGCGAAAAGCAGAGTTTGCATCGTGGCTTATCAAGCAAATTCATAACCTCTAA
- a CDS encoding Hpt domain-containing protein, with protein sequence MTDQADKDINILKSDSDDNDHSSIYSTLPVNRESYDLIVFFIGELQQHIEKMSVSLHSNNLRDLSHHLHQIKGAGGSFGFQILTDAAERAEQVLEEKSARDSDRVKAVDSLICLCKRVKAPPVSE encoded by the coding sequence TTGACTGACCAGGCAGATAAAGACATTAATATTCTTAAGTCAGACAGCGATGATAATGATCATTCGTCAATTTACTCTACGCTTCCTGTGAATCGTGAGAGTTATGATCTGATTGTGTTTTTTATAGGAGAATTGCAGCAACACATTGAGAAAATGAGCGTAAGTTTACATTCGAATAACTTGCGAGATCTGTCGCATCATTTGCATCAGATTAAAGGGGCTGGTGGAAGTTTTGGGTTTCAGATACTAACAGATGCTGCAGAGCGAGCGGAGCAGGTTTTAGAAGAAAAATCAGCACGGGATTCAGATCGGGTTAAAGCGGTTGATTCTTTGATTTGTCTTTGTAAGCGTGTGAAAGCGCCACCAGTTTCGGAGTAA
- a CDS encoding GGDEF domain-containing response regulator: MERFAKIFVIDDSRMTQQLVMSHLQTLRVEIIQVYSSIDALDKVKRQKPDVILLDVNMPEMSGFDLCRRIKSEPELHDIPIIFLTAKDEIIDKVKGFDLGAADYITKPFEPVELRMRVNVHLKTKHLIDLLAKEARLDNLTGLYNRLYFDERIEQEIHRSIREFKIAAIMFIDVDDFKHINDTLGHPVGDQVLQRISELILSVSRITDVVCRYGGDEFCMILCNTDKNEAALVAKRIITTIENDHELKKTVQQLVTVSIGIATTGLDTGIDIQQIVVSADQALYDSKRIGKNCVSIAK, encoded by the coding sequence GTGGAACGTTTCGCGAAAATATTCGTGATTGATGATTCAAGAATGACTCAACAGCTTGTGATGAGTCACTTGCAGACATTGCGTGTAGAGATCATTCAAGTTTATAGCAGTATTGATGCTCTGGATAAGGTGAAAAGACAGAAGCCGGATGTTATTTTATTAGATGTAAATATGCCTGAAATGAGTGGATTCGATCTTTGCCGAAGGATTAAATCAGAGCCTGAGCTACATGATATACCCATCATTTTTTTAACAGCAAAAGATGAGATTATTGATAAAGTTAAAGGGTTTGATTTGGGTGCTGCAGATTATATTACTAAGCCGTTTGAGCCTGTAGAGTTGCGGATGAGAGTGAATGTACATTTAAAGACAAAGCATCTTATAGACCTTCTCGCAAAAGAAGCTCGATTAGATAATCTGACAGGACTCTACAACCGCTTGTATTTCGATGAACGTATCGAGCAAGAAATACACAGATCAATTCGTGAATTTAAGATAGCAGCAATCATGTTCATTGATGTTGATGATTTCAAGCACATTAATGATACTCTAGGTCATCCAGTTGGGGATCAAGTGCTACAGAGGATTAGCGAACTTATCTTGTCCGTAAGTCGTATTACCGATGTGGTATGCAGATATGGGGGCGATGAATTTTGTATGATTTTGTGCAATACCGATAAAAATGAAGCTGCTCTTGTCGCGAAGCGGATCATAACGACAATTGAAAATGATCACGAATTGAAAAAAACAGTTCAGCAACTCGTCACGGTTAGTATTGGTATTGCTACAACAGGTCTAGATACAGGCATTGATATTCAGCAGATTGTCGTTTCTGCTGATCAAGCGCTATACGACTCGAAAAGGATTGGTAAAAACTGCGTTAGCATCGCCAAGTGA
- a CDS encoding M16 family metallopeptidase produces the protein MDQIYQKQLANGLILLGEPVLGSGSLAMTMMVPGGLAAQPADQEGVASLLSEIICRGAGDLNARDHSDALDMLGVERSTHVDTHHTKLAATMIGSKLSQAFPLLMDMILKPHFELAVLEPTKLLALQALEALKDDPQQYVFKELRNNHNRLPFGRSSLGNASHIESITIENVRQFWAARFKPKGTILAFAGSFDWHELVALVEQNLEAWSGSADTVDAISEGDRGYQHLQADTSQTHIALAYDTIADREPDSILQKAAIQVLSGGMSGRLFTEVREKRGLCYSVYATYGSQRDRGMVFAYAGTTTARAQETIDVMIQELNRLSQGIDESEFARAIVGMKSRLVMQGESTAARAAAIANELFIRGQFMTLDEWATYTDQITIDNLNRFLKENPPNKMTVVTMGENQLTI, from the coding sequence ATGGATCAGATTTATCAAAAGCAACTTGCAAACGGGCTAATCCTTTTAGGCGAACCAGTGCTAGGATCGGGTTCACTTGCGATGACAATGATGGTACCTGGCGGGCTTGCTGCGCAACCAGCGGATCAAGAGGGTGTTGCCTCGTTACTATCTGAGATCATTTGTCGTGGCGCAGGCGATCTTAATGCACGTGATCATAGCGACGCACTTGACATGCTTGGTGTTGAACGTTCGACCCATGTAGATACGCACCACACAAAATTAGCAGCAACCATGATCGGTTCAAAATTGTCGCAGGCTTTTCCGTTGCTAATGGATATGATACTCAAACCGCATTTTGAACTTGCAGTATTGGAGCCCACGAAACTTCTCGCTTTGCAAGCACTTGAGGCTTTAAAAGATGATCCGCAACAATATGTATTCAAAGAGCTTCGCAATAATCATAACCGGCTTCCATTCGGTCGTTCTTCGCTCGGTAATGCATCACATATCGAGTCTATCACAATAGAGAATGTGAGACAGTTTTGGGCGGCGCGATTTAAACCCAAAGGCACCATACTGGCGTTTGCCGGTTCTTTTGATTGGCATGAACTAGTCGCTTTAGTTGAGCAGAATTTAGAAGCTTGGAGCGGTTCTGCAGATACGGTAGATGCGATCTCCGAAGGCGATCGCGGCTATCAACACCTTCAAGCCGATACATCTCAAACACACATCGCATTGGCGTATGATACGATTGCGGATCGCGAACCTGATTCAATATTACAAAAAGCAGCGATACAAGTTCTTTCGGGCGGAATGTCTGGCCGTTTGTTTACTGAAGTGCGAGAAAAGCGTGGCCTATGTTATTCCGTTTACGCGACATATGGCTCGCAACGTGATCGGGGTATGGTGTTTGCATATGCAGGAACAACAACCGCACGTGCTCAAGAAACGATTGATGTGATGATTCAAGAACTCAATCGTCTGTCTCAGGGTATTGATGAAAGCGAATTTGCACGTGCAATCGTTGGTATGAAATCGCGCCTTGTTATGCAAGGAGAGTCAACAGCAGCCCGAGCCGCCGCGATAGCCAATGAATTATTTATACGTGGCCAATTTATGACGCTAGATGAGTGGGCTACATATACTGATCAAATTACGATTGATAATCTAAATCGTTTTTTAAAAGAAAATCCACCAAACAAAATGACTGTGGTAACGATGGGCGAGAATCAGTTAACTATTTAA
- a CDS encoding dihydroorotate dehydrogenase-like protein — MDLRTNYLGFELDHPIIPGASPLCYDIEFVRELVDAGAPMIVMRSLFEEDIRLIQMRQQESNHDSASLTREPIVDPSTYLKQIEHLKREVHVPIVASINGATPGGWTKYAIQAINAGADAIELNLYRVATERDLSSEDIEAEDVQIVSELTKRINVPLAVKISQNYTSLSHYSDAIRDAGAQALVIFNRFMQPDIDIETRTMTYRLNATHEDELRLRLRWAAILSSHGRLPIGITGGVKSSEDVIKAVMCGASTCQVVTPFISEGVGLLSQMVKQLEQWCESHQIDTLGEIRGCMNLSHAEDKRAYERGNYLQILKSAAYAVQFKNKDHKLSKN; from the coding sequence ATGGACTTAAGAACCAACTATCTGGGTTTCGAACTTGATCACCCCATCATTCCTGGGGCATCACCGCTATGTTACGACATTGAATTCGTTCGTGAATTAGTCGATGCAGGCGCACCGATGATTGTCATGCGTTCTCTGTTCGAAGAAGACATCAGGCTCATTCAAATGCGCCAACAAGAATCGAATCACGATTCAGCTTCATTAACAAGAGAACCGATTGTTGATCCTTCCACCTATTTAAAACAAATCGAACATTTGAAACGTGAAGTCCATGTGCCGATCGTCGCGTCTATCAATGGTGCGACCCCGGGTGGCTGGACTAAATATGCAATACAGGCAATTAATGCAGGCGCGGATGCTATTGAATTGAATTTATATCGCGTGGCAACTGAACGAGATTTATCCAGCGAGGATATTGAAGCTGAGGATGTGCAAATTGTCAGCGAACTGACAAAACGTATCAATGTACCTTTGGCAGTTAAAATCTCTCAAAATTACACGAGTTTATCGCATTATTCTGATGCAATACGTGACGCTGGCGCTCAAGCGCTTGTCATTTTCAATCGTTTTATGCAGCCAGATATTGATATTGAAACACGCACCATGACCTACCGACTAAATGCTACTCATGAAGATGAACTGCGATTGAGACTGCGATGGGCCGCAATTCTATCGAGCCATGGCAGATTGCCGATTGGTATCACTGGTGGAGTGAAGTCATCTGAAGACGTTATTAAAGCTGTTATGTGCGGTGCCAGTACATGCCAAGTTGTCACGCCATTTATTTCTGAAGGCGTCGGCCTATTAAGCCAAATGGTAAAGCAGCTAGAACAATGGTGTGAATCACATCAGATTGACACACTTGGCGAAATTCGAGGCTGCATGAATTTATCGCACGCTGAAGATAAACGAGCTTATGAGCGAGGCAATTATTTACAAATCTTAAAAAGTGCAGCTTATGCAGTTCAGTTCAAAAACAAAGACCACAAGTTATCAAAAAACTAG
- a CDS encoding HAD-IIA family hydrolase, producing the protein MYGYLIDMDGVIYRGTELIEGADNFIKTLLEHDIPFLFLTNNSQRSRRDIVMKLRQMGINVGEKHIFTCAMATARFLAEQKAGGTAYVVGDSGLTTALHRNGYSIVDKKPDYVVVGETRTFSFEMLEAATNMILDGAKLIATNLDPNCPTQSGTRPGCGAIVALLEEATGTKAFSLGKPSPIMMRAARKELGLSSNETVMIGDTMSTDIMGGVQMGYRTILVLSGGTRCDELGDYAFQPDLVVGSVADINPREVSFNIEEYTLLSAS; encoded by the coding sequence ATGTATGGTTATCTGATTGATATGGATGGTGTTATTTATCGGGGAACGGAACTAATCGAGGGCGCAGATAATTTTATCAAAACGCTGCTGGAGCATGACATTCCGTTTTTGTTTCTTACTAATAACTCACAGCGCTCGCGTCGAGATATTGTGATGAAGCTGAGGCAAATGGGGATTAATGTTGGCGAGAAACACATCTTCACCTGTGCGATGGCCACGGCAAGATTTTTAGCAGAACAGAAAGCTGGCGGTACCGCGTATGTGGTTGGCGATTCAGGCTTAACAACAGCACTACATCGCAATGGGTATTCGATCGTTGATAAAAAGCCAGATTATGTTGTGGTGGGCGAAACGCGTACTTTTAGTTTTGAGATGCTCGAAGCGGCAACTAACATGATATTAGACGGTGCGAAATTGATTGCAACCAACCTTGACCCTAACTGTCCGACACAAAGCGGTACACGACCGGGATGTGGCGCGATTGTTGCGCTCTTGGAAGAAGCAACCGGAACAAAAGCGTTTTCATTAGGTAAGCCATCGCCGATTATGATGCGGGCTGCGAGAAAGGAGCTTGGCTTGTCCTCCAATGAGACCGTGATGATCGGCGATACGATGAGCACTGACATCATGGGTGGCGTGCAGATGGGGTATCGAACGATCTTGGTTCTCTCAGGAGGAACACGATGCGATGAATTGGGTGATTATGCTTTTCAACCTGATTTAGTCGTTGGATCTGTTGCTGATATCAATCCACGTGAGGTTAGCTTTAATATTGAAGAATACACGCTACTAAGTGCATCATAA
- a CDS encoding pyruvate dehydrogenase complex dihydrolipoamide acetyltransferase — translation MAIEITMPRLSDTMEEGTLVKWHVSVGDKVASGDHLADVETDKATMELQAFDDGTLAKLALEAGNTVPVGSLIAVLAEDGESVEDAAASAGSGSSTASTAPAPAAEAAPVATATATAAPAAPAGTRVSPLARKLAAEHNVDISTVQGTGPDGRIIKRDILAAAQGGASAASVTATPVPATPAATIASVASELKAEEIQLNGMRKTIAKRLVESKTTIPHFQVTVAVDMDPILELRKTLNSQLENQGVKLSVNDFIVRASALALVQHPTANSSWAGDKIIQHGTVNIGIAVALPAERGGGLIVPTLRDVHVKGMRQISTETKTLATKAREVGLTPEEMSDGTFTISNLGMYGVEAFTAIISPPQSAILAIGGAVQKPVVKNGEIVIGHVMNATISADHRVLDGAVAAEFMNTLKSLLENPAGLLV, via the coding sequence ATGGCTATCGAAATCACGATGCCTCGCCTCTCAGACACCATGGAAGAAGGTACTCTCGTCAAGTGGCACGTCAGTGTTGGCGATAAAGTCGCATCCGGCGATCACCTTGCAGATGTCGAAACAGACAAAGCCACCATGGAGCTCCAAGCTTTTGACGACGGCACACTTGCCAAACTCGCACTAGAAGCTGGCAACACCGTCCCAGTGGGTTCACTCATCGCAGTACTTGCAGAAGATGGTGAATCCGTCGAAGACGCCGCCGCTTCTGCTGGCTCCGGTTCTTCAACCGCATCTACTGCTCCTGCACCCGCCGCCGAAGCAGCACCAGTTGCCACAGCGACCGCAACAGCAGCCCCAGCCGCTCCTGCCGGCACACGCGTCTCACCACTTGCCCGCAAGCTTGCTGCCGAGCACAACGTTGATATTTCAACCGTTCAAGGCACAGGCCCTGATGGTCGTATTATCAAACGCGACATCCTCGCCGCCGCCCAAGGTGGCGCCTCAGCCGCATCAGTTACCGCGACTCCTGTCCCGGCAACACCTGCAGCAACCATTGCTTCGGTCGCATCCGAGTTAAAAGCCGAAGAAATCCAGCTCAACGGCATGCGTAAGACCATTGCAAAGCGTCTTGTCGAATCGAAAACAACCATCCCTCATTTCCAGGTCACCGTTGCCGTCGACATGGACCCAATCCTCGAACTCCGCAAAACCCTCAACAGCCAGCTCGAAAACCAAGGCGTCAAGCTGTCTGTCAACGACTTCATCGTCCGCGCATCAGCACTCGCTCTCGTTCAGCACCCAACCGCCAACTCTTCATGGGCTGGTGACAAAATTATCCAGCACGGCACCGTCAACATTGGCATCGCCGTGGCTCTCCCAGCCGAACGTGGCGGCGGACTCATCGTTCCAACACTCCGCGATGTGCACGTTAAAGGCATGCGTCAGATCAGCACCGAAACCAAAACACTCGCAACCAAAGCGCGTGAGGTTGGTCTCACCCCCGAAGAAATGTCTGATGGCACATTCACCATCTCAAACCTCGGCATGTACGGCGTCGAAGCCTTCACCGCCATCATCTCACCACCTCAATCCGCCATTCTCGCGATCGGCGGCGCTGTCCAAAAACCAGTTGTCAAGAACGGCGAGATCGTCATTGGCCATGTCATGAACGCAACCATCTCCGCCGACCACCGCGTCCTTGACGGCGCAGTAGCCGCAGAGTTCATGAACACACTCAAGTCCCTCCTCGAAAACCCAGCCGGCTTGCTCGTGTAA
- a CDS encoding autotransporter outer membrane beta-barrel domain-containing protein, which produces MPATHAIGGSISSSSLHGNGEIWINNGNPIDGSLTLNGDSAAIIRIDPVGTGAGSLILSGTITVDGQEIPIGDGGGEITVAAPSYRVIAVSQQFYQMTQMLEADLVSDGPLENIAVELQHLSTSDYMRSVGSLLQNSLASQTAMATKVAANNASIIHHRSNAPTAGFTLNTASSSDQLAIHEANDPSQYASFLQNEEAAINDRSLDAFTGSAIFDWLPDNEIGVYLLTSYTQSDIDATANQLGSESKQFDIHFGSDFEIVENLRVGGAIGYANIDSDADQNLGNTTVDAISLLSYANYFLTPNLRIDTSAGITYSNYDIERNIFVGASKTTATAATDARQYSFEIGANYLIDDLPVENLTLTPFAYLQYTKTEIDGYTESGAGTASQKVKDQEDISLVSSLGALVSYKIERGASVFEPFISASYQHEFKNDSRNVSFSFVGNPANPFTAIIDSTDENYYAFSTGFLYASPEDFSIRLNYDTNFENDNIESHRISAAIRFNF; this is translated from the coding sequence ATGCCAGCTACTCATGCGATTGGAGGTAGTATTTCTTCTTCGTCATTACATGGGAATGGTGAGATTTGGATAAATAACGGCAATCCCATCGACGGATCATTGACACTAAACGGTGATTCCGCCGCGATCATTCGTATAGATCCAGTAGGCACTGGAGCTGGGTCATTGATACTCTCCGGCACAATCACAGTAGATGGCCAAGAAATCCCGATTGGCGATGGCGGTGGTGAAATCACAGTGGCTGCTCCTAGTTACCGTGTCATTGCAGTATCACAGCAATTTTATCAAATGACTCAAATGCTCGAGGCAGATTTAGTCAGCGATGGTCCACTCGAGAATATTGCCGTTGAACTTCAGCATTTAAGTACATCCGATTACATGCGATCTGTTGGAAGCCTCCTCCAAAATAGCCTCGCAAGTCAGACTGCGATGGCCACTAAAGTGGCCGCGAATAATGCATCAATCATTCATCATCGTTCAAATGCGCCGACCGCAGGTTTTACTTTAAATACCGCCTCCTCATCTGATCAATTAGCGATTCATGAAGCGAATGATCCTAGTCAATACGCTTCATTTTTGCAGAATGAAGAGGCAGCGATAAACGACCGAAGTCTTGATGCGTTTACCGGTTCCGCCATCTTTGATTGGCTGCCCGACAACGAGATCGGCGTCTATCTCCTCACCAGCTACACACAATCCGATATCGACGCGACCGCTAACCAGCTCGGATCTGAATCCAAGCAATTCGATATCCACTTCGGCTCTGATTTCGAAATCGTTGAAAATCTTCGCGTTGGTGGCGCAATCGGCTACGCCAATATCGATAGTGATGCCGACCAAAATCTTGGCAACACAACCGTCGACGCGATCAGCCTTCTCTCTTACGCCAACTATTTCCTCACGCCTAATCTTCGCATAGACACATCCGCCGGCATCACCTACAGCAATTACGACATCGAACGCAACATCTTCGTCGGTGCATCCAAAACCACCGCCACCGCCGCCACCGACGCGCGTCAATACAGCTTCGAAATTGGTGCTAACTACCTCATCGACGACCTGCCTGTCGAAAATCTCACCCTCACTCCGTTCGCTTATCTTCAGTACACCAAAACCGAGATCGACGGCTACACCGAATCCGGAGCCGGAACTGCCAGCCAAAAAGTCAAAGATCAGGAAGACATTTCTCTCGTCTCTTCACTCGGCGCCCTCGTTTCTTACAAAATTGAACGTGGCGCCAGCGTATTCGAGCCGTTTATCTCTGCCAGCTATCAGCACGAATTCAAAAACGATAGCCGCAATGTTTCCTTCTCATTTGTCGGCAACCCTGCGAATCCATTCACAGCGATCATCGACAGCACAGACGAAAACTACTACGCCTTCTCCACCGGATTCCTCTACGCCTCACCCGAAGATTTTTCGATCCGCCTCAACTACGACACCAACTTCGAAAACGATAACATTGAATCACACCGCATTTCCGCTGCCATCCGCTTTAACTTCTAA
- a CDS encoding adenine phosphoribosyltransferase has translation MMDPKSLEQLIRNIPDYPKPGVQFKDITPLLADPAGLAMAVELMASPFRGKGIELVCGAESRGFIFGTAIAQALSAGFIPIRKPNKLPSDTAAITYDLEYGTDTLEIHKDAIKPKQKVLMVDDLLATGGTMKACCDLVDGLGGNIAGVTVLIELNFLNGRNVLAPYDNVHPVLQY, from the coding sequence ATGATGGATCCGAAATCTCTCGAGCAGCTCATCCGAAACATCCCCGACTACCCAAAGCCCGGCGTCCAGTTCAAGGACATCACTCCGCTACTCGCCGACCCCGCTGGCCTCGCTATGGCTGTTGAACTCATGGCCTCTCCCTTCCGTGGTAAAGGCATCGAACTTGTCTGCGGCGCAGAATCTCGCGGCTTCATCTTCGGCACAGCCATCGCTCAAGCACTCTCCGCCGGCTTCATCCCCATCCGCAAACCCAACAAGCTCCCATCTGATACCGCCGCCATTACTTACGACCTCGAATACGGCACCGATACACTCGAAATCCATAAAGATGCCATCAAACCTAAGCAAAAAGTACTCATGGTCGATGACCTTCTCGCAACCGGCGGCACCATGAAAGCCTGTTGTGATCTCGTCGACGGACTCGGCGGCAACATCGCTGGCGTCACCGTTCTCATCGAACTCAACTTCCTCAATGGACGCAACGTCCTCGCCCCATACGACAACGTTCACCCCGTCCTCCAGTACTAA